From Leptotrichia sp. OH3620_COT-345, the proteins below share one genomic window:
- a CDS encoding GntR family transcriptional regulator produces the protein MAKKKSVNIPLYYQIYDHFKTLIKNEELSEGEALLPERELANMFKVSRATIRQALQKLEEDNLIYRLHGSGTFVSHKTIKQELSAFYSFYEETVKAGKTPSSRVLSYETVSTNKELAEIFKIASSVNIMHIKRLRLIDNEPVMYEDTFIPLNRFRNFKPELLNEKPMYSIFKEQYGVSFDKATEAFSSLIVKDKSILENLGYKGEASCMLIKRITYEKNRIIEYTVSYARGDKYEYKVVLNNIEK, from the coding sequence TTGGCAAAAAAAAAATCAGTTAATATTCCTTTATATTATCAAATTTATGACCACTTTAAAACTCTGATAAAAAACGAAGAATTATCTGAAGGAGAAGCACTGCTCCCTGAAAGAGAACTTGCAAATATGTTTAAAGTCAGCAGAGCTACCATAAGGCAGGCCTTGCAGAAACTGGAAGAAGACAATCTTATATACAGATTACACGGTAGTGGAACTTTCGTTTCACATAAAACTATAAAACAGGAACTGTCAGCTTTTTACAGTTTTTATGAAGAAACGGTAAAGGCCGGAAAAACTCCTTCTTCACGTGTTTTAAGTTACGAAACAGTTTCTACTAACAAAGAACTTGCAGAAATTTTTAAAATTGCATCATCAGTGAATATAATGCATATTAAAAGGTTAAGACTGATTGATAATGAACCTGTAATGTACGAAGATACATTCATTCCTTTAAACAGATTTAGGAATTTCAAGCCTGAATTACTGAATGAAAAACCGATGTATTCGATTTTTAAAGAACAGTATGGTGTTTCTTTTGATAAAGCCACTGAAGCATTTTCCTCTCTTATAGTAAAAGATAAATCGATCTTGGAAAATCTCGGATATAAAGGAGAAGCATCATGTATGCTTATAAAAAGAATTACATATGAAAAAAACAGGATTATAGAATATACCGTTTCTTATGCTCGAGGTGATAAATATGAATATAAAGTGGTGTTGAACAATATAGAAAAATAA
- a CDS encoding homoserine O-succinyltransferase: protein MTDKYERDIKLGKDIKILFNYYLENNPEKIPLYTWRSHTNLFFKNWINYYVYQETPYDLNELENT from the coding sequence TTGACAGATAAATATGAAAGAGATATAAAATTAGGAAAAGATATTAAAATACTTTTTAATTATTATCTTGAAAACAACCCTGAAAAGATACCTTTGTATACATGGAGAAGTCATACAAATTTATTTTTTAAAAATTGGATAAATTATTATGTTTATCAGGAAACGCCTTATGATTTGAATGAATTGGAAAATACGTAG
- a CDS encoding sodium:solute symporter yields the protein MLNFNWMLDGSIVGLYILLSLIVGLLIRKYVKNVDDFLVAGRSVDLYVGMASLAATEFGIITCMAASQLGYKYGFSGATVGILMATIMFTVGKTGFCIEPLRKAGVVTIPEFFEKKFGKKIRWATGVVIVLGGLLNMGVFLRTGGEFLVYVAGLNPHYLEITMTVLLLIVALYTIFGGMLSVLVTDYMQFLLMSVGLILTTFIIFYKLGWNGLFNTVIEKYGVGGLNPFAHPQLGWQYVLYTALVLSATVLTWQTMISRVLSAKNEKVAKKIYTKTSLFYIVRSLIPVIWGVAALSLISLDSVGGAPIKAMPKMLSVLLPSGVIGILVAAMLAADMSTDSSYLLGWASVIYNDILVIFHKNSWEEKKAVFVNRLLVALIGVFLLLYGLWYPLKSDLWVYMTLTATIYSVSVSTLLIAACYWKKSNEWGACAAIITGALTPVSFLIAQQIEVLKPFADKIGPYYSGIASFVFTWIAMIAGSYLKEIILKKEVK from the coding sequence ATGTTGAATTTTAACTGGATGTTGGATGGAAGTATTGTAGGACTTTATATTTTATTAAGCCTTATTGTAGGTCTGTTAATCAGGAAATATGTGAAAAATGTTGATGATTTTTTAGTTGCAGGAAGAAGTGTAGATCTTTATGTAGGAATGGCTTCTCTTGCAGCAACGGAATTTGGAATTATAACATGTATGGCTGCAAGTCAGTTAGGGTATAAGTATGGATTTTCAGGTGCTACAGTGGGTATTCTTATGGCAACAATTATGTTTACCGTGGGTAAAACGGGATTTTGTATAGAGCCGTTAAGAAAAGCGGGAGTAGTTACAATACCCGAGTTTTTTGAAAAAAAATTTGGAAAGAAAATCAGATGGGCAACAGGAGTAGTTATAGTCTTGGGAGGACTTTTAAATATGGGAGTTTTTCTTCGGACAGGAGGGGAGTTTTTAGTATATGTTGCAGGTTTAAATCCACATTATCTTGAAATTACAATGACCGTATTATTGCTAATAGTTGCATTATATACCATATTTGGCGGAATGCTGTCGGTTCTGGTTACGGATTATATGCAGTTTCTCCTTATGAGTGTAGGACTTATTTTAACCACATTCATTATATTTTATAAATTAGGATGGAATGGATTATTTAATACAGTTATAGAAAAATACGGAGTAGGAGGATTAAACCCTTTTGCTCATCCTCAGTTGGGTTGGCAGTATGTTCTATATACGGCATTGGTCCTCAGTGCAACTGTTCTGACATGGCAGACGATGATTTCACGTGTATTATCGGCTAAGAATGAGAAAGTAGCGAAAAAAATATATACAAAAACAAGTTTATTTTATATTGTAAGATCATTAATACCTGTAATATGGGGAGTGGCAGCTTTGTCTCTTATTAGTTTGGATTCCGTCGGAGGAGCACCTATAAAAGCAATGCCTAAAATGCTGTCAGTACTTCTTCCAAGCGGAGTAATAGGAATTCTTGTAGCTGCAATGCTTGCTGCGGATATGTCAACAGATTCATCGTATTTATTAGGATGGGCAAGTGTTATATATAATGATATATTAGTAATATTTCACAAAAACTCATGGGAAGAAAAGAAAGCTGTTTTTGTAAACAGATTATTGGTAGCTTTAATAGGAGTATTTTTACTTTTATATGGACTATGGTATCCTTTAAAATCTGATTTGTGGGTATATATGACTCTTACAGCTACGATTTATTCAGTAAGTGTATCTACTTTACTGATAGCAGCATGCTATTGGAAAAAATCAAATGAATGGGGTGCCTGTGCCGCAATAATTACAGGGGCTTTAACTCCTGTGAGTTTTTTGATTGCACAACAGATAGAAGTGTTGAAACCTTTTGCAGATAAAATAGGTCCGTATTATTCAGGTATAGCATCATTTGTTTTTACTTGGATTGCTATGATAGCAGGTTCTTATTTAAAAGAAATTATTTTGAAAAAGGAAGTGAAATAA
- a CDS encoding SIS domain-containing protein: MSKLFGMEEEILKEKKSWNTAKEIIQQPELWKETLEIFKNSKMELENYLKKIGFNNEFEVIFTGAGTSEYVGNILEPLLRKNLDITFKSLATTDILSNPLNYLKKNRKTLLVSFARSGDSPESMAVVDIANENIKEVYHLFITCNKEGALAKNSKNNEKVFLLLMPERSNDKGFAMINSFSCMLLSGILVFENNSEEIIEEMEKIIILAENELNEKYLKIKELADNDNKRIVILGSGILKGLAEELSLKVMELSGGKAVSVSNTTLGFRHGPKAIINEETIVFNLVNQNEYAQKYDKDLMEEMFEDRKSDRLVAYSIMENSKIIENTHNIVFPISIGNIKNKELCSLFIYLVYGQMYAFFKSQYLGNTTDNPFPTGEVNRVVKKFRIYKFNS, encoded by the coding sequence ATGAGTAAATTATTTGGAATGGAAGAAGAAATATTGAAAGAAAAAAAATCATGGAATACTGCAAAGGAAATTATTCAGCAGCCTGAACTGTGGAAAGAAACTCTTGAAATATTTAAAAATTCCAAAATGGAACTGGAAAATTATTTGAAGAAAATAGGATTTAATAATGAATTTGAAGTGATATTCACAGGAGCAGGTACTTCCGAATATGTGGGAAATATATTGGAACCTTTGTTAAGGAAAAATTTAGATATTACATTCAAATCACTTGCAACAACCGACATTTTAAGTAATCCTTTGAACTATTTGAAAAAAAACAGGAAAACTCTCCTTGTTTCATTTGCAAGATCTGGAGATTCTCCTGAAAGTATGGCTGTTGTAGATATTGCAAATGAAAATATTAAAGAGGTATATCATTTATTTATAACATGTAATAAAGAGGGAGCATTGGCAAAAAATTCGAAAAATAATGAAAAAGTGTTTTTGTTATTGATGCCTGAAAGATCTAATGATAAAGGATTTGCAATGATAAACAGCTTTAGCTGTATGCTTTTATCAGGGATTCTTGTATTTGAAAATAACAGTGAAGAAATTATAGAAGAAATGGAAAAAATAATAATCCTTGCAGAAAATGAATTAAATGAAAAATATCTGAAAATAAAAGAATTGGCTGATAATGACAATAAAAGAATTGTAATACTCGGAAGCGGTATATTGAAAGGTCTTGCCGAGGAACTTTCTTTAAAAGTTATGGAACTGAGTGGAGGAAAAGCAGTTTCAGTAAGCAATACAACTCTCGGTTTCAGACACGGTCCCAAAGCAATTATTAACGAGGAAACAATAGTATTTAATCTTGTAAATCAGAATGAATATGCTCAAAAATATGATAAAGATCTCATGGAGGAAATGTTTGAAGACCGAAAATCTGATAGGTTGGTTGCTTATTCTATTATGGAAAATAGTAAAATAATTGAAAATACACATAATATAGTTTTTCCTATAAGTATAGGAAATATAAAAAATAAAGAACTGTGCAGTCTTTTTATATATTTAGTATACGGACAGATGTATGCCTTTTTTAAATCTCAGTATCTGGGAAATACTACGGATAATCCTTTTCCTACAGGAGAAGTAAACAGAGTAGTTAAAAAATTTAGGATATATAAATTTAATAGTTAA
- a CDS encoding transglycosylase domain-containing protein, whose amino-acid sequence MENKDKINIANKKSPKKSKKRVFLSFFLKFFGVLLIASIGFFAYMIFTLKGETPTELIESYSPISPSIIYDINGNQLDTITIESRDPISIKDVPLNVQNAFLAIEDKKFRTHHGFDYLRTSRAIFLTVTGKRREGGSTITQQLAKNAFLTPERTFVRKIKEAILALEIERKYTKDEILENYLNTIYFGRGAYGIKNAALKYFNKEPKDLTIAQAAILASLPKSPSKYSKIENAKKRQEIVLSQMHNFGFINEQQYEQAKAEQIVFSDTEEKNKNEEEQISTSNVAPEFTTIVLSEVKKILKIDEDDQNFLFDGYKIYATVDLDMQRAAYKAFTSNYNLRRRERLNGALFSIDPSNGFVKAMVGGKNYKKGEFNRALSSLRQPGSSFKPLVYLAAIQKNMGMNNVMEDSPLTTRGWSPRNYDGKFRDSMTLLKALEISNNIIPVKLLQYVGIDSVEKIWRDSGISGGDFPKDLTLALGSISTKPIDMALFYAALANGGYQVKPQYIYKIENKYGEVIYEAKPQKKQIFKPEDVAILTYMLESAINYGTGQSAKVFKNGSLIPMAGKTGTTSDYISAWFTGYTPTLATVVYVGYDDNKSMGRGMTGGAAAAPIWKTYMQSVVNIQNYNVGVFEFIDDYIKRKDLTLREIDLKIGLLDADGIDKRTALFKAGSEPIESENKFKNGLVF is encoded by the coding sequence ATGGAAAATAAAGATAAAATAAATATTGCTAATAAAAAATCTCCAAAAAAAAGTAAAAAAAGAGTTTTTCTTTCATTTTTTTTAAAATTTTTTGGGGTGTTATTAATTGCGAGTATCGGTTTTTTTGCATATATGATATTTACACTTAAAGGAGAAACTCCTACTGAATTGATAGAAAGTTACAGTCCTATTTCTCCTTCTATAATATATGATATTAATGGAAACCAGTTGGATACAATAACAATCGAAAGTAGGGATCCTATAAGTATAAAAGATGTACCTCTGAATGTCCAGAATGCTTTCTTGGCAATAGAAGACAAAAAATTCAGAACACATCACGGGTTTGATTATTTAAGAACATCTCGTGCAATATTTCTTACAGTAACAGGGAAAAGAAGAGAAGGAGGAAGTACAATTACTCAGCAATTAGCTAAAAACGCCTTTTTGACTCCTGAAAGAACTTTCGTAAGAAAAATAAAAGAAGCTATACTTGCTCTTGAAATAGAAAGAAAATATACTAAAGATGAAATATTGGAAAATTACTTGAATACAATTTATTTTGGCAGGGGAGCTTACGGTATTAAAAATGCGGCTTTGAAATATTTCAACAAAGAGCCTAAAGATTTGACAATTGCACAAGCTGCTATTTTGGCAAGTTTACCGAAATCTCCTTCAAAATATTCTAAAATTGAAAACGCAAAAAAAAGACAGGAAATTGTTCTTTCTCAAATGCATAATTTCGGATTTATAAATGAACAACAATATGAACAAGCTAAAGCTGAACAAATTGTATTTTCCGATACTGAAGAGAAAAACAAAAATGAAGAAGAGCAAATATCAACTTCAAATGTCGCTCCTGAATTTACTACTATTGTTTTAAGTGAAGTAAAGAAAATTCTAAAAATTGATGAAGATGATCAGAATTTTCTTTTTGACGGATATAAAATTTATGCAACTGTGGATTTGGATATGCAAAGAGCTGCTTATAAGGCTTTTACAAGTAACTATAATTTAAGACGGCGTGAAAGACTCAACGGTGCATTATTTTCAATAGATCCAAGCAACGGATTCGTAAAAGCTATGGTTGGAGGAAAAAACTACAAAAAAGGAGAGTTTAATAGAGCATTAAGCTCATTAAGACAACCCGGTTCATCTTTCAAACCTTTAGTTTATCTTGCCGCAATACAAAAAAATATGGGAATGAATAATGTTATGGAAGATTCACCTCTAACTACACGTGGATGGTCACCGAGAAACTATGACGGAAAGTTCAGAGACAGTATGACTTTGTTAAAAGCTCTAGAAATTTCAAATAACATTATACCTGTAAAACTTCTTCAATATGTAGGAATAGATTCAGTGGAAAAAATATGGCGTGATTCAGGAATTTCAGGTGGAGATTTCCCTAAAGATTTGACACTGGCTTTAGGTTCCATTTCCACTAAACCGATAGACATGGCTTTATTTTATGCTGCTCTTGCTAATGGAGGATATCAGGTAAAACCTCAATATATATATAAAATTGAAAATAAATACGGAGAAGTTATTTACGAAGCAAAACCTCAAAAAAAGCAGATATTTAAGCCTGAAGATGTGGCTATTCTGACATATATGTTAGAAAGTGCTATAAATTATGGAACCGGACAAAGTGCAAAAGTCTTTAAAAACGGAAGTTTAATTCCTATGGCTGGAAAAACGGGAACAACCAGTGACTATATATCTGCATGGTTTACAGGCTACACTCCTACTCTTGCTACTGTAGTTTATGTAGGCTATGATGACAATAAATCCATGGGTAGAGGAATGACCGGAGGAGCTGCTGCAGCACCTATATGGAAAACTTATATGCAGTCTGTAGTAAATATTCAAAATTACAATGTAGGAGTGTTTGAATTTATAGATGATTACATAAAAAGAAAAGATCTTACTTTAAGAGAAATAGATTTAAAAATTGGTTTACTTGATGCTGACGGAATTGATAAAAGAACAGCTTTATTTAAAGCTGGAAGTGAACCTATTGAAAGTGAAAATAAATTTAAAAACGGTCTTGTATTCTAA
- a CDS encoding homoserine O-succinyltransferase: MKNFDKIFNMPHSRHTEIKKDIEKIQDLEILAQSDEAGVVL; the protein is encoded by the coding sequence ATGAAAAATTTTGATAAAATATTTAATATGCCTCATTCACGGCATACGGAAATAAAAAAAGATATAGAAAAAATTCAGGATTTGGAAATATTGGCACAGTCCGATGAAGCAGGAGTAGTATTGTAA
- a CDS encoding CopY/TcrY family copper transport repressor, translating into MEENSICHITGAEWEIMRTVWANKEITAKSVSEILGEKMKWKHTTVKTLLNRLLEKGVLKKKEKGNRYIYYTEYNEQEIAKGYVMETFNRICKTKIGKMIEEVIENSVLSYDDLRRIQKVTEKKKETAVQKVHCLCLPGQCNCPEHCYNNQKEEK; encoded by the coding sequence ATGGAAGAAAACTCTATTTGTCATATAACAGGGGCTGAATGGGAAATAATGCGTACTGTATGGGCAAACAAAGAAATAACGGCTAAATCCGTATCGGAAATTTTAGGGGAAAAAATGAAATGGAAACATACAACTGTAAAAACTTTATTAAACCGTCTTCTGGAAAAAGGTGTTCTGAAAAAAAAAGAAAAAGGAAACAGATATATCTATTATACTGAGTATAATGAACAAGAAATAGCAAAAGGGTATGTTATGGAAACCTTTAACAGAATATGTAAGACAAAAATTGGAAAAATGATAGAAGAAGTTATAGAAAATAGTGTGTTGAGTTATGATGATCTAAGAAGAATTCAGAAAGTGACTGAAAAGAAAAAAGAAACAGCAGTTCAAAAAGTTCATTGCTTGTGTTTACCGGGACAGTGTAACTGTCCTGAGCATTGTTATAATAATCAAAAGGAGGAGAAATAA
- the rlmN gene encoding 23S rRNA (adenine(2503)-C(2))-methyltransferase RlmN, with translation MLNTEILDKVNILGLNSEKLRDIFSVTGLKKFNADQVYDWLHNKLVFDFDKFTNISKKDRELLKKNFYLPTLEYKTHQISDDGDTEKFLFELKDGKLIESVLISHKNRHTLCISSQIGCLLGCDFCATATMRYERNLDVSEILIQFYFVQNYLKKYGKKLDNSVFMGMGEPFLNYDNVIEAVNILNSHKGQNFSKRNFTISTSGIIPGINKFTENENQINLAISLHSVKDDIRTEIMPINKKYKVKELKKALVNYQKKTKNRITFEYILIDDLNCEAEDASELADFLRSFSCMVNLIPYNKVIGKPYKTPSNKKQRNFYSLLKEKNVNVTLRETKGQDIAAACGQLKVQKEMENGK, from the coding sequence ATGTTAAATACGGAAATACTTGATAAAGTAAATATACTGGGACTGAATTCAGAAAAACTCCGTGATATTTTTTCTGTTACAGGATTGAAAAAATTTAATGCAGATCAGGTTTATGACTGGCTTCATAACAAACTTGTATTTGATTTTGATAAATTTACAAATATTTCAAAAAAAGATAGGGAACTTTTGAAAAAAAATTTTTATTTACCTACATTGGAATATAAAACTCATCAAATTTCCGATGACGGAGATACCGAAAAATTTCTTTTTGAATTAAAAGACGGAAAATTAATTGAAAGTGTACTTATATCTCATAAAAACAGACATACTCTCTGTATTTCTTCTCAGATAGGATGTCTTCTCGGTTGTGACTTCTGTGCAACTGCAACAATGAGATATGAAAGGAATCTTGATGTTTCCGAAATTCTGATTCAGTTCTATTTCGTTCAGAATTATCTAAAAAAATATGGAAAAAAACTTGATAATTCGGTTTTTATGGGTATGGGAGAACCTTTCCTTAATTATGATAATGTTATCGAAGCTGTAAATATACTTAATTCCCATAAAGGTCAGAATTTTTCCAAAAGAAATTTTACAATTTCCACAAGCGGAATTATACCGGGAATAAATAAATTTACCGAAAATGAAAACCAAATCAATTTAGCTATTTCACTTCACTCGGTAAAAGATGACATAAGAACTGAAATTATGCCTATTAACAAAAAATATAAAGTAAAGGAATTAAAAAAAGCTCTCGTAAATTACCAGAAAAAAACTAAAAATAGAATAACTTTCGAGTATATTCTTATAGACGATTTAAACTGTGAAGCGGAAGATGCCTCTGAACTTGCAGATTTTTTACGATCTTTTTCATGTATGGTTAATCTTATTCCTTATAATAAAGTCATTGGAAAACCTTACAAAACTCCTTCTAACAAAAAACAAAGAAATTTTTATAGTTTACTTAAAGAAAAAAATGTTAATGTAACTTTACGTGAAACAAAAGGTCAGGACATAGCTGCTGCATGTGGACAGCTGAAAGTCCAAAAGGAGATGGAAAATGGAAAATAA
- a CDS encoding tagatose bisphosphate family class II aldolase encodes MIVSTREMLLKAQREGFAVPAFNFHNLETIQTIVEGAAEMKSPVILAGTPGTFEYGGRDYLQAIVEAASKRYSIPVAIHLDHHETFESIKESVDLGTKSVMIDASHYPFEENIKLVKQVVRYAHRYDATVEAELGRLGGQEDDIVVNEKDSFYTNPDAAVEYVARTEIDSLAVAIGTAHGLYKNEPKLDFERLKEIREKVSIPLVLHGASGVSHNDVRKCISLGITKVNIATELKIPFSDELRKYLIEHPEANDPRKYMANAKEKMKKVVIEKIKMCMSENRY; translated from the coding sequence ATGATAGTAAGTACAAGAGAAATGTTATTAAAGGCACAAAGAGAGGGATTTGCAGTACCTGCATTTAATTTCCATAATTTGGAAACCATACAGACAATAGTCGAAGGTGCAGCTGAGATGAAATCCCCTGTTATATTGGCAGGGACGCCCGGTACTTTTGAATACGGAGGAAGGGATTATTTACAGGCAATAGTAGAAGCAGCTTCAAAAAGGTATAGTATTCCTGTGGCTATTCATCTGGACCATCATGAAACTTTTGAAAGTATAAAAGAATCGGTGGATTTGGGAACAAAATCAGTTATGATTGATGCATCTCATTATCCTTTTGAAGAAAATATAAAACTTGTAAAACAGGTAGTCCGATATGCGCATAGATATGATGCTACTGTAGAAGCTGAACTGGGAAGATTGGGAGGGCAAGAAGACGATATTGTGGTAAATGAGAAAGATTCGTTTTATACAAATCCCGATGCAGCTGTGGAATATGTGGCAAGGACGGAAATAGATTCTTTAGCTGTAGCAATAGGAACAGCACACGGACTATATAAAAATGAGCCTAAACTTGACTTTGAAAGACTTAAAGAAATAAGAGAAAAGGTATCAATACCTTTGGTGCTTCATGGAGCTTCGGGAGTGAGTCATAATGATGTGAGAAAATGTATAAGTTTGGGAATAACAAAAGTAAATATAGCAACGGAACTTAAAATACCTTTTTCCGATGAACTGAGAAAATATTTGATAGAACATCCTGAAGCTAATGATCCGAGAAAATACATGGCAAATGCTAAAGAAAAAATGAAAAAAGTAGTTATAGAAAAAATAAAAATGTGTATGAGTGAAAATAGATATTAA
- a CDS encoding sulfatase-like hydrolase/transferase produces MKKNNVLLIIADDLGAWALGCYGNKDAITPNIDRLSEEGKIFENFFCVSPVCSPARASIFTGRIPSQHGIHDWLDEWENGVTTEDYLKGQSTFVDVLAENGYICCMSGKWHMGFSNMPQKGFKYWYSHQKGGGPYYNAPMYKNGELIHEKEYITDKITDYAVEFLNDVYKKESPFFLNLNYTAPHSPWDRKNHKEEILKLYEKCKFESCPRDPYHPWKISETFEGNEEERLEILKGYFAALTAMDFSIGKIIEELEKKDILKDTLIIFTSDNGMNMGHHGIFGKGNGTSPLNMYDTSVKVPFIIYKKDEMETEMISDLLSHYDIRATLLEYLELDDIEKENVNYPGKSFLKILNNQKISNGKKVVVYDEYGPTRMIRNEKYKYIHRYPDGPHEFYNIEKDPEEYINEIDNEMYNKIIDEMRKELEIWFLNYVNKEIDGAVLPIYGAGQKKLAGKWGAYAKNTFGRYHSKFIFSSDGKLDENKKIEIENKIQ; encoded by the coding sequence ATGAAAAAGAATAATGTTTTACTTATTATAGCTGATGATTTAGGAGCATGGGCATTAGGATGTTATGGAAATAAAGATGCTATAACCCCTAATATTGATAGATTATCAGAAGAAGGGAAAATATTTGAAAATTTTTTCTGTGTTTCTCCTGTATGTTCTCCCGCAAGAGCTTCAATTTTTACAGGAAGAATACCATCTCAGCATGGGATACATGACTGGCTTGATGAATGGGAAAATGGAGTAACAACGGAAGATTATTTAAAGGGACAGTCTACCTTTGTAGATGTTTTGGCCGAAAACGGTTATATATGTTGCATGAGCGGGAAATGGCATATGGGATTTTCAAATATGCCTCAAAAGGGATTTAAATACTGGTATTCTCATCAAAAGGGCGGAGGACCTTATTACAATGCTCCTATGTATAAAAATGGAGAATTGATTCATGAAAAAGAATATATAACCGATAAAATAACAGATTATGCTGTCGAATTTTTAAATGATGTTTATAAAAAAGAGTCACCTTTCTTTTTAAATCTTAATTATACCGCTCCTCATTCTCCTTGGGATAGAAAAAATCATAAAGAGGAAATTTTAAAATTATATGAAAAATGTAAATTTGAATCTTGTCCGAGAGATCCATATCATCCTTGGAAAATTTCCGAAACATTTGAAGGAAATGAAGAAGAAAGGCTAGAAATATTAAAAGGGTATTTTGCGGCATTAACTGCGATGGATTTCAGTATCGGAAAAATAATCGAAGAACTTGAAAAAAAAGATATTCTCAAAGATACTCTTATAATATTTACAAGTGACAACGGAATGAATATGGGTCATCACGGAATTTTCGGGAAAGGAAACGGAACAAGTCCCTTAAATATGTATGATACTTCTGTGAAAGTTCCTTTTATTATATATAAAAAAGATGAAATGGAAACAGAGATGATAAGTGATTTGTTAAGTCATTATGATATCAGAGCTACATTACTTGAATATTTAGAATTGGATGATATTGAAAAGGAAAATGTCAATTATCCCGGAAAAAGCTTTTTAAAAATATTAAATAATCAAAAAATCAGTAACGGAAAAAAAGTTGTAGTCTATGATGAGTACGGACCTACAAGAATGATCAGAAATGAAAAATATAAATATATTCACAGATATCCTGACGGGCCTCATGAATTTTATAATATAGAAAAGGATCCGGAAGAATATATAAATGAAATTGATAATGAAATGTACAACAAAATTATAGATGAAATGAGAAAAGAACTTGAAATATGGTTTTTAAATTATGTAAATAAAGAAATTGATGGTGCTGTGCTTCCGATTTACGGTGCAGGACAAAAAAAACTTGCAGGGAAATGGGGAGCATATGCAAAAAATACTTTTGGAAGATATCATTCAAAATTTATATTTTCATCTGACGGAAAGCTGGATGAAAATAAAAAGATAGAAATAGAAAATAAAATACAGTAA
- a CDS encoding C40 family peptidase — translation MKKKKIILGIMCFFLALSCSSINNKGKSGKGRNIGKITSDEQIVGSRLKELKREQDRIFSSGTADEIDRVILENQLLKSFNNWKGTKYVWGGDSSRGMDCSALTRRVYREVFGYELPRVSTDQVKVGKKVSVNNLKPGDILFFKPENRVNHTAVYLGNSLFINASTSKGVVLSSLESSYWGKYFKYAVRVDPIRKS, via the coding sequence ATGAAGAAGAAAAAAATAATTTTAGGAATAATGTGCTTTTTTTTAGCTTTAAGTTGTTCAAGTATAAACAATAAAGGAAAATCAGGAAAAGGAAGAAATATAGGGAAAATAACAAGTGACGAACAGATAGTAGGAAGTAGATTAAAAGAACTGAAAAGAGAACAGGACAGAATTTTTTCATCGGGAACTGCCGATGAAATTGACAGAGTTATTTTAGAAAATCAACTTTTAAAATCATTTAATAACTGGAAGGGAACAAAATATGTATGGGGAGGAGATTCTTCAAGGGGGATGGACTGCTCGGCATTGACAAGGAGAGTATACAGAGAAGTTTTTGGATATGAACTTCCGAGAGTTTCTACAGATCAAGTAAAAGTAGGAAAAAAAGTTTCAGTAAATAATTTAAAACCGGGAGATATATTGTTTTTCAAACCTGAAAACAGGGTAAATCATACAGCTGTTTATCTTGGAAATTCTTTATTTATAAATGCTTCTACATCAAAAGGTGTAGTTCTTTCATCACTTGAGAGTTCTTATTGGGGGAAATATTTCAAATATGCTGTCAGAGTGGATCCGATAAGAAAATCATAA